AGATCAGCACTTGAGAGGTAGTCCATGTAATAATCAGATTCAgagagtaaaacaaacaaaacaaaaacctaaattattttgttactaAACATTTAATTACTGTATTCCCAACAGCCTAACTTGGACCAGAGGAGGAAAGTAGTGGGATAGATTTTCCAGATCTGTCTAACTTACTTTAGATCTTCATTCTTTAACAatgtttttgagaaagaaaaagttatCACTAtgtgagctcaaaaaaaaattgaaaaataagaataaatgaatattatttctaTTAGCATAGGATCTGAGCTACTTGAGAAGAATAGTAAATCTTGCTTGAAGGGTTATTTAGACCAGCCACCCACCCATGAGAAGCAAATAATTAATggagtaaaagagaaataaatctcCTGTATATTTCAAGTTCCTCCAAAGCAGGTGGAACTGCCCCCCCTGTTTCCTGTTGAAAGCAGTGTGGCCAGTAAACCTTGGAAAAGCAGAACTTCAAGGAAGCATGGAAATAGGGCCTAGACAGAGACAAAAGAGACCCTCTCCtacaaaacagaaattaaaacgGATCCCCTCCCTTCTGCGTTTCAAGAAGCATTATATCACCAACAGGAttatgcattaataaaaataaataagagagataTGAGTCCTGGAGCcgcataccagtaatcccagctgctagggaaACTGAGGTGGAAGGATTGCAATTATAGGCCAGCCTCAGAGACttagcaaaatttaaaaggggaggggggctggAGCCGTAGGTGAGTGGtagaggcccctgggttcaattcccagtactgaaaaatgagaaatcagagACAGACACACACGCTGTGAATTCTCAAAGTAGGAAGGCACTTGAGAAGTGCCTAATTTTACCTTAAAGTCACCCTAATTTGATGACTGAAACTCCAGCGTTACCTAGGACCCCAAACTCTGTTTCATACCGTCTTCACAAGTCAAAGCAGAGCGCCCTCGGCCCTTCAGCAATCTGAGGGCTTGGAGGGGCCGGCGACTGCATCTCTGCAGCTCAGACCCTCCTCTGCGACGCAGGCTTGGAGCCACCGCGGCCCCATCGCGTCAACGTGGCACCAGGGCTTGGGGGTGGGCAGCAGCTGTGGGGGTGCCAGATGGACGGAGCCCCGCCCCAGGGCCCTCGCCCCGCCCACCCCTCGGGGTGTCTTTAGGGCCAGCGCTGGCAGCCCAGTCCACCCACTCCACGAGCGACTCCCGGGGTGACTCCGAAGGACCGCGCTTGCTCTCGGGGCGTCCGCCACGGCCGCACGAGCACTCCGCCGACGTGAGGATGGAGAGGAGGGCACGCAGCTCCTCCAGAGAGGGCCCCAGGCGAGGCGGCGGGCCCACCCCCAAGGAGAGCAAGAGGGCAAAGGGCGAGAGGGGCGGCGGCCGCGGGCGGCGGGATGCCAGGTCCGAGCGGCGGAGCCCCGGGCGGGCGGGGAACCCAGAGGAACCCCGAGCGCCCGCTGCCACCGTGGTGGACGTGGACGAGGTCCGGGGCTCCGGTGAAGAAGGCACCGAGGTGATGGCGCTGCTGGAGAGCGAGCGGCTGGAGGAAGGTATTGAGGTGCAGGTCGGGCATCCGGGAGGAAAGCCGGCTTTCCAAGTGGTACCCAAAGGATGTCAGATAAGGTGAAATGTTACCCCAGTGAAAACCATCAAAGCCAGAGCAGATTGTTGAAGGCTGGGGTTTCCAGGAAATGAAAGGTGTGCATTAGgaacccagcacccccccccccaaagatgGAGACCATAGTGcatcagaagaaataaaaatagcaacatcATCCAGGTACCAGCTGATCTCAGGGGGCAGAAAGGGATGGGAAGTTGGAGGGAGTGTGGTCCAGGTTGGGGACCAATTGACAGGCAAAGGAACAATGAAGTTGGTTTTTGTGGTCACAGAGGGGCAAATGGGCACCTGATATAAATAAAAACGTATCTGAGCCTTGGCTCTGAGCAACTATGGCTTATTTTCCTCCCCTCAGTCTTATGTAAAagcattttaaactttctttggGATGATCATTCTTTCTGAAAGGCATTGCCTTCTCTACTTGCATCGCCAAGTAAAGAAGAGCCAGACCTGAGTTGAATCAGCTCCACAGCTTGCTAGCCACGTGATCATAGGAAGGGCCTCCACCATGGATCAGATAATCCCAATTCCTGCCTTAGAGGCAGCTGTGAGGGTAAAATGAGCAAAAGCTCCCAAACACTTTGCACAAAGCCTAGAACAAAGAACATGCTCAGTTTCAGCTGAATCCTTGCAAGCTAAAAGAGAGGAACATCAAATCAAAGGAGGGAATGCAAACAAAGGTGTTCCTTTTCCCTTCTGCAGAGAAAGCAAATCTTAGGAACAAATTTAACTACCGCCAATCCTTTTCataatgaatgggaaaaaaattcattatacCTTAAGCAGTAGGATGAAAGATGTTTAAAGGGAAGCAAATGAAGAATAGtatgtaatctttttttaatatttattttttagttgtacgcaatacctttattttgtttatttatttttatgtggtgctgaggattgaacccagggcctcacacatgctaggtgagcgctctaccactgagccacaaccccagcccagcatgtAATCTTATATTGTGTGGCAGATCATTAGAGGGGTAGGCAAGGAAGGGAGCACCCATTTATGGAGCCCTTTCTATGTACCAAGCACACCCGGGtgttttactttacttatttagtACTTCATTATCCTCTTAGCACAGTTGAGGAAACATGCTCTGTGAAATTAAATATCTTGCCCAAAATCTATAGCTGGAGCCTGGGGCAGTGgcatgtgtaatcccagctacttgtgaggctgaggaagaaggattagatgtttgaggccaacctggacaatgtaactagaccctgtctcaaaataaaaaggagtgggcatatagctcagcagtagagccactgcctagcctgcatgaggccctgagttcaatccccagtaacacacacacacacacaccaatagcTGGGAAGTGGAACAGCTAGACTTCTAGAATAAGGCCTTTTGGCTGAAGTACTCACCTTCACATAGCCTGCTCTTGGTTTCTGATCATGTCCCAGCACTCAAACCGACTAGCTATGGTTTTAAGCAGGTTGATTCACCTTTGTGGGCCTTAGTCTCACCAATAAGAAAGTGGCTAGAGCAGAAGATCCCAAGCAGTGAGAGAGAAAGACCACTAAAGATGAGGCAGCCCTTGCCTGAGAGGTGTTTGTGGGAACACGACGCAGCATTCCTCTCTCTTCTGACTTAGCACCACACTCCAAAGGCAGACTTCTTGGGACTTGAGGGAATTGAAAAGGGGTGTCACCTTACCACAACTGGGTATTCTCAGGATATGTCTAAAGACTCTTCCTGCTTTAACATGTAATGCTTCCTTATTCACTTAAATCAAACAATTTGGATGTTCAAGCAACTCattccaagagaaaaatattttgtggatAAAGTTTTGAGTATACAAATTAGTTTTCTATTCACATTCCTAACTACTGAGTGAAGGAACTTTTGAGAACTTTTTTCacttataaaacataattttgttcAAATGTGCCTTGATTTTTACTTGTGATAGTTGTGACAACTGGAAACTGAAATACAATTATAAACTGAAAttcatttatacaaatataaactaaaatgaCTATTAGTCATTGCCATTGaagaataagaatataaaaattaacactgTTTATAGAGCAGCATTTTCTAATGTAGGGTTGGTGATAAATAAGTTCCATAGAACATCAATGAGTGTTCCTTGGAGAAAACATTACCTTGTCAAAGGTTTAGAAATCACTAGAGTAAACAAagctaagaatgattttttaCTATAGGGATTCTCATAGCTTCCAGATGTTGATGGACATTGGGAATACCAGGAATGGGATACAGTACCCAATATTTCTAAATCCATTTGCCCAAAAACTCTTTCCTTGTGGAGCACACTCTGGGACTGGTATTTTATGGAAAGGTCTTTGGGAATTGCCACACTAGGGCAGATTTGGCGTTAGTGCTGGTGCAGCTTGCACATGTGTCCTctttaagtaactcagtgaagaCCTTTCCAGACGTGGAATTCAATttcaagaaaaacaacttttttttttttttttttaagaaactggtCCCAGGTTGGCCTAgactcctaggctcaagtgaccctcctgcctcagcctctttctgagcagctgggaccacaggcatgcactactgtgcctagctgtggaatttgaatttttagaCCTACCAATTAAGTATCCATTTCCTTTTGATCCTTTAAAAATAGGCTTTTTACCATTTGCTCACTTTCAGTCATCTTTTAGTTCTCTGTgggatttattttaaacatactttttttttcagttgtagatggacacaatatctttattttatttgtttacttttttatgtggtgctgaggatcgaagccagtgccttacacgtgctaggcgagccctctaccactgagccccagccccagctcctctctGTGGGATTTTTAAACTGGCAAATAGTATCCTTTTGGCCAGTGTTCTAGtacctggaaaataaaattctttagatTTCCACAACTCAGATTTACATTACATTTAAGTCATTTTCACTAtccacttctccttccttcctaattCAACAATGGTTGAGCACCTGCATTGTGTCAGGCACTATTCCAGGCACTGGAGATGCAATGTAAACACGACAGGACCAGAAGAACTTGTATTCCTGAGGCCGACTTTCCTTGACGCCACTTTACTACCACTCAAGCATCCTGGATGTTCTGCATCCTTCCTTATTGTTCACAGGGGATGTTCAAGGACCAGGCGGCATCACCTCAGTCCAATGAAGGAACTCTAACAAAGGCATTTCAGACATTAGGGCAGGTAGTGAGTAGGAAAGTTATTTCATGGAAGGTAAGACTCTGGACACTTTGAATATTAAAACCCGACACACGTAAAGTACAGTTCAGTGTTTTTATGTGAGATTTCATATCTCCCTTACACTGAAATAGATATGAAATCTATTTCATGAGCTAGTTATTGTGCAATATTTACAATATAGCAAACATTCCCATTgtacaggtaaggaaactgagatttgaAGAGGTCCTGTGTCCTGCATAAAATTATCTATGGACATGAAATGAGAAAGCCAGAATGGGAACCCATGGTACTCTGGTCCCCGGTACCCCAGTGCCTTTCCAGGAGCCTGTACCACCTTCCATGCAGACCCCAGGCCCTGTGAACTCTGACCACCCTGATGTCTGGTTCATTCCAATATTTCCAGCAATGTCTCCAAGCTGCTCTGACTCAATACCAAGGACTAGACTGACAAGTGCTAGTCAGTTAAAATGGTgaggtttcaatatttttttctttctttaggtaCCAAGTCCTCTGGTTTAGGGGCCTGTGAGTGGCTTCTTGTCCTTGCCTCCCTGCTCTTCATCATCCTGACATTCCCTTTTTCTATCTGGTTTTGCATAAAGGTGAGTTTCCATGAGGACCCAACAGTTCATTTATTTCCTGGTGCCTCTTTCTGATCATATTGGGTCATGCTCTGTGTTTAGAACTTGCTGCTGGTCCACTGCCATGCCCTCATGCCCACTTGCCCTCCAGAAGGTGGTCCTCTTTCAAGACCTGGCTCAAATGTTACCATGAAGCCTCGTCGACTCCTCTAGTCTGTCGCTCCCTTCCCTGTGCTCCTGATCACTCGGCCTTCACTTCATTCTAGCCCGTACCATACATATAATGCTTGCTGAGATCAACTCTACCATTAGATGGAGACCCTTCAAGGGTTTCCACTGGTTCATTCCCACTCCAACACAAAGACCAGCCCAGAACAGGTCATGACATCCTCTCATGCGCTCCTTACACTGCCAGAAACTTCTCAGCAGCTGCCCTAGACCATGAGGGGCCACTGTCTCTGGCCCACAGTTGGCCCATACAACTCCAGTCCCTGAAGCAAATGAAGATCTGTGTCAGTTCAGGAAGCACATGACAAGATGAAATTAGAAGTACAAAGAATTTTTTGGAGGTATTGCCTGGGTGAGATTGAGAAAGAACAAAAGCAGGCTTTAGGGGAAACCTTCAATGAGAGTTGGGCTTGTCTTTTAACACTTTTAAACTTTCTATCTACGTCTTTGACTATAAAATGTGTCTCCTTGAGACAGCATACAGTTGGCAGCAGGCTCtccttttcacttttcattttttgttggagtgagaattgaacccaaagcctcaggCAGGCCAGGCAAGGCCGCAGGCTCTTCTTGAGGTGTGATCTGAGCACCTACATGATCATCACAGGGTCCAGTACTGACTCAACCATGGTTTATGGAAAAGGCTGTTGGGTTTAGTTAGTTAAGATGGTAAACCTTAgcagggctggagatacagctcagttggtagagtgcttgcatagcacaaggccctgagttcaagccccagcaccatcAAAGGTAAACCTTAGGAACCGTCTAAATTAGGTAGTGGACACAAAAGCAGCATTGAGTAGTTACATTTGAGCAAGGCTTGAAGAAGCAAGGTTTCCCTTAATCtctggaggaatttttttttttccaacaaagaaaCAAGTAATGGTAGGAACTAGGCAGCTGAGAATTGCTGGGGTATGCTCTAGGAACCAAACCCAATCATTCATTCTCATTCACTGTTCCaataagcaaaggaaaataaacttgGCAACAGTCACAAATCATTACTTTATCCACttactaaatgaataaattcacTGAATACTTGCTATGTATCAGGCATTTTTTTAGGcactcagaaaaaaatcaattctgtATCATCAAGGAATTCAGAGTCTTGTGAGGTATATGTATAAACAAACTCATCAACTAAGTTAATGAAAAACAAGCAACAGAACTCAGATTCTGATACTGGAACAGAAAGtatcttttttaaagtaatatgcAGTAACTTTCATGTTCTGTTCTACACAGTGAATCtcctttttgtcatttaaaaatatttctacacaTGCTCAGGGTACATTCAATTTTTTGAGATTCATGAGAATTAACTAATTAAAATCCAATTGGATCATTTTGAATCAGCCTTAGAGAAATTGTAAAGTATCACAACTTTGTGTTATTTGTGAAACAAAGTATCACAAGTGGTATTAAAATATACTCCATCTTTTTGTTAAACAGTTAATGAGTGATACATATAAAAGCTTGATAAGGCAGAAGTCACAGAAAACTACAAGATTAAACATGCTCTGATCATATTTGATTTAGGAAACATTGAATATAGTGGAAACATTACTTTTTAGATGATAATGAGTTTTTAATCAAATTTCTATCCTTGGGCTCAAAAATTCAGATAGCCAATATACTTTttcattggtttctaattttcCACACTAAgtataaattttagaacattgAATATCAATAGAAGTTTATTCTTCATTGTCATTTTAAGGCCTTTTGAAtgctttattattcttatttagaGTGATTTGGAAGTATTACATTTCCATTTAGATTGTACAAGAGTACGAGAGAGTAATTATATTCCGACTGGGACATCTGCTTCCTGGAAGACCCAAAGGCCCTGGTAagaaacatatacacacacttttttttaaaaccaccatctccaccaccccTCAACTGGCCAATTTcaattcttatgtttttataataatgaCTTTAGATACAATGAAGTAACTTGATTCATCTGCATTTCTAATCTGTTAGTTGCAATGCAGATCATTAAGAACTTCTACTACCAGGAGACAGGTGGCCAAGGGATAAGATGAATACATGGAGTCCCACATCAGGGCATTCTGATTACAATAGGAAATCAGCTTAGGATCCATGAATGGAGACTGGTTTGAGTACTACATGTGTACAGTCAGAGTCCTGTGAATTCTCAGAGAAAAGCTGAGCTAGTTGAGAATCCAGGGGGCCTAAAGCAAGGAAGAGAGGCATCTATGTAATAAATTGGTCTTTAGTGTTGAAATTTAAGAGACAGAGATTGAACCAGTCCTGTATTTTAGATGCTGCTAACTACCAGGGATACAAAAATGCCTGAGTAAGACATGGTCTCTGATTTCTAGGGCTTTAAAATCTAGTGGAATTTATGTTCAGAAATCAAAGCTGGTTATGGGGTATAGAGAGAAGTATGGTTATTCTGGAAAGTGTCGTAATTAGGGTTTGGAGGTCCAAGACAGCCTGGAAGTCATGAGGAGGAGCAAAGTCCCACTGTGTATATATTGGAGAGGCCTGAGTTCTCATCCTGGTCTGCAGCAATAAGTAGGGATTGGAGACAAGACTAAAAGACACCAATCAGAGTTTGAAAAACCCAATCCAGTAGATGGGTTCCCACAAAAACAGAATTAGATCCTGTAGTTCCAGGACATGGATGATCTTGCTGTGTTCCTTGTTTTCTGGAACTTTCTCCATTGGGGCCAAGAAAGAACAGCAGGAGGTCGGCTCCCCAGATAGATCATGGGCTCTGTGAAGTGCTTTTGGTTCCAACAAACTGTGGCTCTTACAAGAGCCTGCAACATCCAGGGTTCTTGATAAAATCTCAATAATCAATCTACAGATAGTTATTGCCCATTATTTACTATATATTATATTGGATAGGTGAAGACTAACTTGCCAAATAGAAGCTAGTATTATGATATTGCTATTATGATTATCTTTGGGGCTCACGTTTTAAGAAATACCATGTGGAGGTTGCTGGCTGCAAAGTTTGACATATGGATACACTCATAgactaaaaaacaattttatagatTACCTAAAAGGCACCAAGTCAGAGACACTAAGGCTAACAATAATGTATGTGATGTTACTTAGGGAGCTCAAATCTAGTGAAGGGACAGACATACTAGAGATCTGGAGGGGTTAGCATCATGACTAAATCCCTGCTTATACCTGTTAACCTGGAGTAAATTGTCTCATATTGATGGTGGTAAACTTACCCTCAAGTGTCTCATATTGATGGTGGTAAACTTACCCTCAAGTGTCTCATATTGATGGTGGTAAACTTAGCTTCGACAATGATGCTGTAGGATATTAGTGGGATTTCCCAATGATCTGTGTATAGTTGCAAGCTAAGAAAAGCAATGCAGTGTACaacctgaacatgaaaaggtGAATCCCAAACAGTCTCCGTGCTTTCTGTTTGCCTGTTCCTTTCCCCCCACCTTCTAGGCCTGTTCTTCTTTTTGCCCTGCCTGGATACCTACCACAAAGTTGACCTTCGTCTCCAGACCTTGGAGATACCCTTCCATGAGGTAAGCCAAAGGGTGGCTTTTGCTTTCTCTACAttttccacagtctagctattgacTCTAGCCCAGGACAAAATCTCTATGCTCaatagtagaaaagaaaaatagacctATGGAACTtcatcagtattaaaaaaaaaaaaaaaaaacaactctgtgaATCAAAGGACACAATCTACAGAGTGGAAGGCAAGCTATGGAATAGGAGACAATATCTGCAAATCACCTATCTtacaaggggttaatatccaggCTGTACAAAAAACTCATACCTCTTAATACAAAAAATGactgacttaaaaaaaagtaatgatagtgaatagtttaaaaaaacatgCTGACTAAAAAAAGGGCAAAGGACTTTATGATAGTTAACCTTATGTGTCAACTAGGCTAGCCTAAGGTAATTTCACCTACATTTGGTcaaacacaatggaatgttattgtgcaggtaatttttttatatagatgAGATTATGATTTAAATCAGTAGACTCTGAGTACAGCAGATTACCTGTCATaataaatggaaccaccatataacccagctataccactcctcagtatttatcctaaggaaCTGAAGTCATTGCGTTATCCAATacatgcatgcccatgtttatagcagcacaattcacaatagccaaattatggaaccagcccaggtgtctgtagccaatgaatggataaagaaaatgcagtatacacacataatggaattttattcagccataaagaaacagaattatgtcatttggaggaaaatagatggaacttgagaacattatgttaagtgttaaaccaaactcagaaagccaagggtcgtaagttttctctcatatgtgaaagctagagagaaaaaagtaaaagaaaaaaaagaaaagaggttgtgGGTGGGTCTCATGAAAAGCATAGgtagaccagtagaatagaaagGGACCGGGGGAAGCAGAAGTTGAGAGAAAGGGGAGATAATgcggaatgaaattgaccaaattatactgttgtatgtgtgcatgtatgcataaataacaacaaataccacttatgtacaattataatgcaccaataaaaagaaaaaaagaagcagggTCTTGAACAAGTATGTTCATAgcagtactattcacaatagccaatagCAAAGCAAGCAgtgtccattgatggatgaacagatttttaaaaaatgtggcatagggctggggatgtggctcaagcggtagcgtgctcgcctggcattcgtgcggcccgggttcgatcctcagcaccacatacaaacaaagatgttgtgtccaccaaatactaaaataaataaataaatattttaaattaaaaaaaaaatgtggcatataatcCATAATGGAATTTgttcagcctttaaaaggaaagaaattctaacATATTctaaaacatggatgaatcttgaggacatcatgctaaatgaaattatctagtctccaaaaaataaaaattaaaagtactggggctggggaagctcagtggtagaggacttgccaagcatgtgtgagcactgggttcgatcctcagcaccacataaaaataaataaataaaggcattgtgtccatctacaactaaaacaaaattaaaaatcaattaatttgggctggggatgtggctcaagcagtagtgcactcgcctggcatgcgtgcggcccgggttcgatcctcataccaacaaagatgttgtgtccgccgagaactaaaaaataaatattaaaaaaattctctctctctctcccctctctcactctctcttttaaaaaaaatcaattaattaattaattaaaaagaactatTAAGGGTCTACTTATATGAAGTACCTAGAGCAGCTAAATTCATAGGGACAGAAAGTAAAATGTTGCTTCCTAGGGGATATGAGGAGGGGGCATGGACAATTATTATTCAATAATTGTCAGTtgtgcaagatgaaaagagtacTAGAGGTTAGTTGTACTACTTAACTGTACACcaaagatggtaaattttatgtatgtatatttttcaacaattaaaaaaattataaaattaaaagtaaagataatattcatatatttctttaactgttttaaattatttttaaaatttatagttgtatatggatagaacacctttattttatttgtttatttttatgtggtgctaaggattgaacccagtgcctcacacatgctaggtaagtgctctgccactgagctacagccccagccctctttgttaatttttgagatagaatcttgctaagttgtcaaggctgacctcaaacttacagtcttcctgcttcagcctcccatgctgctgggataaCAGCCATGTGCCGGTGCTCCTAGCTACTATCTGTATTGGTGATTCAAATTTATAAGCCTTTCCTACGTAGTCTCCTACTTTTggcctgaggttttttttttttttttcattctttctcttgagaaatagaaactttgttttttaaaaatgcttattttagatgataaaattgaatgaaagaaagaagtaaaaattgtaatcttgaagagatatttgtacatcagtgttcatagcagtattattcataagAGCAAAATAACTGACTATAAACTGATAAATAGATAAGCAAAATGTCATATGTACAtgcagtagaatattattcagctttaaaaagacTCTaacatatgctacaacatggatgaaccttgagtatgttatgctaattgaaataagcaatcacaaaaaacaaatactgtatgattctagGTATTTAGAGTAATCAAAATGATAGAGATATAGTACAAAGGTGATTGTCAGGAACAAGAGGGAGGGGAAAGTGTGGAGATGTTGTCAATGGGCATAGAGTTTCACTTTTACAAGGTGAAAAGAATAGTGCAGGTTactggtggtgatggttgcacaacattgtgaTTGCATTTAATACCACAGAAGTATATGCTTAAAGATGGAAAGTTACATGTATTTTAACACAACAAAGACATTTGAAACCTGTACTTACCCCTAATCCTTAGACAACTGTTGATATTTTGGAGTATATCCTTTCAAACTTTTCTATGTATGTGGTTATATTCACAGATAGGTGTATATATAGATATCACACTATGTAAGATTTTTATAACATGCTCCTTTTTACCCAACAATATagaagcatcttttcatatattagcTATGCTtctagccctttattttattttatatgtgtgtgtatgtgtgattatacacacacacacacatatatatatacatatacatacatatatttaattgtagatggacacaatacctttattttgtttaatgtggtgctgaggatcaatcccagtgcctcccatgtgcaaggcaagtgctccactgctgagccacaaccccagctcctagccctttattttaaatggacacaTAACATT
The sequence above is drawn from the Urocitellus parryii isolate mUroPar1 chromosome 9, mUroPar1.hap1, whole genome shotgun sequence genome and encodes:
- the Nphs2 gene encoding podocin isoform X3; the protein is MERRARSSSREGPRRGGGPTPKESKRAKGERGGGRGRRDARSERRSPGRAGNPEEPRAPAATVVDVDEVRGSGEEGTEVMALLESERLEEGTKSSGLGACEWLLVLASLLFIILTFPFSIWFCIKIVQEYERVIIFRLGHLLPGRPKGPGLFFFLPCLDTYHKVDLRLQTLEIPFHEVALDSVTCIWGIKVERIEIKDVRLPAGLQHSLAVEAEAQRQAKVRMIAAEGEKAASESLRMAAEILSGTPAAVQLRYLHTLQSLSTEKPSTIVLPLPFDLLNFLSSPSNRTQGSIPFPNSSKPVEPLNPKKKDSPML